From a region of the Lactuca sativa cultivar Salinas chromosome 4, Lsat_Salinas_v11, whole genome shotgun sequence genome:
- the LOC111907888 gene encoding uncharacterized protein LOC111907888 produces MEQNLPVLAKKVWSLVRVYYFMLRKGISKKKLLLDLNRMMKCGKIAGKALHNLMFHNHHHRWPAPFTANRPSSHLSSPSRASDEYEFSCCNSPSVSNNAFSLFSFNKKHHSNNHQAEGLDMMAFNAAVLKAMEMIHSETASPALPGFGRSPMVRQLRITDSPFPLNSVHEDNQVDEAAEQFISRFYNDLRRQNTKASFGSSFN; encoded by the coding sequence aTGGAACAAAATCTACCAGTTTTAGCAAAGAAAGTATGGAGCTTAGTTCGAGTCTATTACTTCATGCTACGTAAAGGCATATCCAAGAAGAAGTTACTGCTCGACCTCAACAGGATGATGAAGTGTGGTAAGATCGCCGGAAAAGCCTTGCATAATCTCATGTTCCACAACCACCACCATCGCTGGCCGGCGCCTTTCACCGCCAACCGCCCTTCAAGTCACCTCTCCAGCCCTTCTCGTGCATCTGATGAATACGAGTTCAGCTGCTGTAACAGCCCTTCTGTTAGTAACAATGCATTCTCTCTATTTTCATTCAACAAGAAACACCATTCTAACAATCACCAGGCGGAGGGTCTTGACATGATGGCTTTCAATGCTGCGGTGCTTAAGGCCATGGAGATGATTCACAGTGAGACGGCATCGCCGGCTCTTCCAGGGTTTGGGAGGAGTCCGATGGTTAGGCAACTTAGAATAACCGACTCTCCCTTTCCTTTGAATAGCGTGCATGAGGACAACCAGGTTGATGAGGCGGCGGAGCAGTTCATAAGTAGGTTTTACAACGACCTACGGCGGCAAAACACCAAGGCGTCTTTTGGTTCATCATTTAATTAA